Part of the Tenebrio molitor chromosome 4, icTenMoli1.1, whole genome shotgun sequence genome, TGTTTTTGCGAGTGTTCGTTATCTACTTTCACCTACATATCTAGTGGAACTTGCAGTTAGTTTTGCTTGAGTGGCTCCAGGATTGAACACGTATAAGTCAACTAAATCTTGTTCGAGACCAATCAAAAATGCTCTTTGtactaatattttattattggtTTTTGTTCAACACACTATACACACAACCGTCAAGGTAGCACGTTTCGAGATTCgcaatttccaaaaatatacaaaaactTCTGCAACCCCAGTGCAATAAATTTATACAAACAAGTTTCGCGGGCCatgaaaataatagaaaaaataattgcctaaaactacatatttgcattaaaaatacaaacggGTTTCTTCAATGTACTCCTAGACTATTCTTAATTGATCatgtgtgttttttttcctGCCACGCCACACAAAAAGTCTCATCTCCtgataaacaaaacaaatcgaaaataattgaatttatttataaaagtatCAAACCTTCAACGGTACTAGTTAACCGTGACGATTCCAGAACTAAAAGTGTCAGTTTGACGATGACGCTCAAGTTGGCAGACGCTAGTACCGAGTACTTGAAAGACAAAGACTTGAAAAAAGATGACGTGATAACGTTCATGACTTGGGTGAACAAGCAGCCCCATCTTCCCGAAGTCAATGGCGAGTACGACTCCAAACTGGCGgtatttgttttgaagtggTACCTCTTGCAGAACTCCAAGCCATCCTCTTCCTGCAAAGCTGTTACTACCGGAACGAGGCGGCGAAAGCTGCCATCGACAACTTCTTCACGGTCAAGACCCACTGTCCCGAGTTCCTTCAGGAGAGGAATGCGATGGGGAAGGCGGTGAAGGCCGCTCTGGATGTCGCGTAAGTACCGCATGTGAAAACGAGATCAAAATGCCTAAAATTGTTGCAACATCAAAAGAGATGTTTGAGGTGGTGccaaatttattgaaatgaaattgataGTACTCATAATACAGTACCGTCTTAATATGTTTGTAGTGTCTTTGCAACGTTACCTAAAAAAACCCCAGAAGGCTACACCATCTTCTTCACGAAGCTAGTGGACACCAACCCTAACAACTACAActtagctgacagtttaaaatgtttcgaCATGACCTGCTTGTTGCACCTGCACCAAGAGGGTACTTCCCCCGGTCACGTGATCATCTACGACTTACAGGGGGTAGTTTTCGGTCACTTGGCCAGACTAGGACCCCTCACCATCAAGAAGTTCCTCTACTACTTGCAAGAACTGGACAAATTATTCGCGCTGATGCGTCCCTTCATGAAGAAAGAACTCATGAAAAAGGTACGCTTGAACCAAGTCGTACCACCCCAAAATTGTCAAACTATTTCCAGTTCTACATGCACAACTCCGTCGAGGACTTGCTCCAATTCATCCCCCGTGACTGTCTCCCCTCAGACTACGGAGGCACCAGCGACTCTGCCTCAGTTCTGCACGGTACGACACAACAACACCTCAAACCCAACTGATCGTACCCCGTTTCAGAACAAATGAAGAAGAAGCTGCGCGAAAACCTTCCCTTCTTCGCCTGGGAGAAGAAGCAAACTGTCGACGAGTCAGCCAGACCGGGAAAACCGAAAAGCCTGAATGATATCTTCGGGGTCGAAGGTACATTCAAAAAGCTCGAACTTGACTAACGTTGAGTCATACACAATAAAGAAATGAACgttaacattttgttttctattGTGTAACCGGTGTCCTAGACAAGTCTTAACAATCATCGGTGACACTCACGGTCAGTCTCATTCCAACAGCTGACCGTGTAACATCGAAATATTACAGGTAAGTTGGCTCTAAAACTTTTCGAGTGGTGTCAGGTCGGGTGGAGCATATGGCTAAATCCGAAATTTTCCAAAACGGGTTTTCCGTAAATGGTCTAAGCGTGCGTCAGATGACGTCTGTGGCGCACCTGAATCTACAGTAGAATTTTTGTTGGTCCCAGTTCAcagaattataaataaaaaaatatatatacatTTTATGACAgtggaaaaattttgaaagtggAAAAATGTGTAGataatattttccaaaatctTTATAGATCCAATTGTGAAAAACAAAGTAACCAATGGTGTAAGTGGTTAAAATGACATTATCGTTAGTGTAATTACGGTGTAAATATAGTACCAAGGTTAATGACTGTATGACAGGCACCTACTAGaacaatattttactttttaatatCAGACTTTGTTTATAAACATAATCTAATCACCTAGAAGTAATCTGAAGAtgactacaaaaaaaaaaaaaaaaacgaaacacaacaaagtcgcTCTGAacgttgaaattaaaatgttatttccaaaatttcggaaaaacaCACTGGCATCAATTCCTGATGCGACTAGTTTATGAGTCAAGGTTAATGACTTactacaaatttaaaatttaatcggAAAGTACCAAAAACAAGGTCATTATATGACTGtcgatttttaacaaaaaacatttgaaaacaattatttcaaaaagaatGTCCATCCAAATGGTCGACGTCGAAACCGAATACGCCAAAGACAAAAATCTGAAACGCGAAGATGTCAAAATCTTGTCGGAATGGATGAACAAGCAACCCCACCTCCCCAAAGTGCCCGAACTGCACCTGGCGCTCTTCCTCCAGAGCTGCTACTACAGAATAGAGCCGACGAAAACCGCCATCGACAACTTCTTCACCGTGCGAACACTTTGTCCCGACCTGTTCGGCACTCCTAGTGTGGAGTCCCTCAAAGAGGAACTCTCGGTGGGGTAAGTCTTCTCACTCTTCTCCATACAAAACTTGCAAATTCTAACCCCTCAACAGTTCCATAAACGTTCTACCAAAGAAGACTCCAGAAGGCTACGCTGTCATTTGGATGAAGCTTCGGGACCCCGCTCCTGAGCACTACCGTTGCGTCAACCAAATCAACCTCCTCGATTTGATCATGATGTTGAATCTTCACCAAAAGGGCACTTGCAACGGAGTGTTGGCCTTGTTCGACATGAAAGGACTCAGTTTTGGCCACTTGACCAGATTCAACCTGGTCGCCATAAAAAAACACCTCTTTTACGTCCAGGTCTGAAGCCCATCGAGTCGTTGTGTTTAATAATTGAAAGTTTCAGGAAGCTACACCGGTCAGGATAAAAGGACTGCACTACATCAACGTGGTCCCTTTCGCGGATACACTCATAGGGATGGCGAAACCCTTCATGAAGAAGGAACTAGTCGATATGGTAACAAGATGGAGTTGAGTCTCGCAATCATTTTTGATTGGTCGTTTTCAGTTAAATTTCCACGACGAGTCGATGGAAACTCTGTATAAGTACGTGCCGAAAGAGATTATGCCCAAAGACTACGGTGGTGAGGGTCCCTCGCTAGCAACACTACATGGTAGGTACCACCCAGTTCAAATAACTGTGAAAACGTGACATTATAGAGgaaaacaccaaaaatctTCTCGAAAATATGGATTTATTCAAGTGGATGAACACTCTGAAGGTGGACGAAAGCAAGAGACCGGGGAAACCCAAGAACGCTGGAGACATTTTCGGCGTTGATGGTACTTTCAAGAAATTAGAAGTAGATTAAGTGTCGAAACTATTAGGAAACTGTTAATTTGTGTATTAAAGATAGCTAGTCGACAATTTGCTCGTCCTGTGAGCTTTGTGGGAGGGCGCAAC contains:
- the LOC138128252 gene encoding alpha-tocopherol transfer protein-like translates to MTLKLADASTEYLKDKDLKKDDVITQWRVRLQTGGICFEVVPLAELQAILFLQSCYYRNEAAKAAIDNFFTVKTHCPEFLQERNAMGKAVKAALDVAVFATLPKKTPEGYTIFFTKLVDTNPNNYNLADSLKCFDMTCLLHLHQEGTSPGHVIIYDLQGVVFGHLARLGPLTIKKFLYYLQELDKLFALMRPFMKKELMKKFYMHNSVEDLLQFIPRDCLPSDYGGTSDSASVLHEQMKKKLRENLPFFAWEKKQTVDESARPGKPKSLNDIFGVEGTFKKLELD
- the LOC138128897 gene encoding alpha-tocopherol transfer protein-like, which gives rise to MSIQMVDVETEYAKDKNLKREDVKILSEWMNKQPHLPKVPELHLALFLQSCYYRIEPTKTAIDNFFTVRTLCPDLFGTPSVESLKEELSVGSINVLPKKTPEGYAVIWMKLRDPAPEHYRCVNQINLLDLIMMLNLHQKGTCNGVLALFDMKGLSFGHLTRFNLVAIKKHLFYVQEATPVRIKGLHYINVVPFADTLIGMAKPFMKKELVDMLNFHDESMETLYKYVPKEIMPKDYGGEGPSLATLHEENTKNLLENMDLFKWMNTLKVDESKRPGKPKNAGDIFGVDGTFKKLEVD